One stretch of Desulfonatronum sp. SC1 DNA includes these proteins:
- a CDS encoding tetratricopeptide repeat protein has translation MSMIYKSLKQAGNQGQERKSKARFFNPAGADLNQRRVIKRFALYALIVVIFLWGAVYLLQTEMQRIAGMINERVVVDTVFHEDRYTDPYQQSWGETTYDDDEEHDSRHLDEDVRQQPEVVISEVRPVPRIIPMTGPRSGPPRTTSSPPLPEVRAAPTAPVSTPPVQEPNSLGQATLDQELQSHFLAQTHRNNELLALERQTVHLEQSTLELADAMEQRLGPQSMHALRLRGYDALKAGDFDRAETIFRESLARNPRDKTTRMNLVLALMGQDKQREARQIHDDLARAFPLDEDVTRLRSIFQ, from the coding sequence ATGAGCATGATCTATAAAAGCCTGAAGCAAGCGGGCAATCAGGGACAGGAGCGCAAAAGCAAAGCCCGGTTTTTCAATCCGGCAGGCGCGGACCTCAATCAGCGCCGGGTGATCAAGCGTTTTGCCCTGTATGCCCTTATTGTCGTGATTTTTCTCTGGGGGGCCGTGTACTTGCTGCAGACCGAGATGCAGCGGATCGCGGGAATGATCAACGAGCGGGTGGTAGTGGACACGGTGTTCCATGAAGACAGATATACCGATCCATACCAGCAGTCCTGGGGGGAGACGACGTACGATGACGACGAGGAGCACGACTCCCGGCATCTCGACGAGGATGTCCGGCAGCAGCCCGAGGTAGTGATATCCGAGGTCCGGCCTGTTCCGCGCATCATTCCCATGACCGGTCCCCGCTCTGGACCGCCACGCACGACCTCGAGCCCGCCCCTCCCGGAGGTCAGGGCCGCGCCCACGGCCCCCGTATCGACGCCGCCTGTTCAGGAACCGAACAGTTTGGGCCAGGCCACCCTGGACCAAGAACTGCAAAGCCATTTCTTGGCCCAGACCCACAGAAACAACGAACTCCTGGCCCTGGAGCGCCAGACAGTGCATCTTGAACAGTCCACCCTGGAACTGGCCGATGCAATGGAACAGCGTCTGGGCCCCCAGAGCATGCACGCCCTGCGCCTGCGGGGCTACGATGCCCTGAAGGCCGGAGATTTTGACCGGGCTGAAACCATTTTCCGCGAATCCCTGGCCCGCAACCCCAGGGACAAGACCACCCGGATGAACCTTGTCCTGGCGCTCATGGGCCAGGACAAACAGCGGGAAGCCCGCCAGATCCATGACGACCTGGCCAGGGCCTTTCCCTTGGATGAAGATGTCACAAGGTTGAGGAGCATTTTTCAGTAG
- a CDS encoding type II secretion system protein: MMNTQRGFTLVEMAIVLLIMGLAIGGGIAAFSTLSERANTAKVRKQMEEITNALIGYAQVHSCLPCAAVPTGSDGTDGRGTANPCNTQCSIARSYGVIPWATLGVKETDPWGGRFSYRVTREFTGNAIALATNGTITIVNDAGDPMAEEAVAVIISHGRNQIYAYLPSGAQVPLLPGMPDDPSERENRPETNDTFVGQALSSSDFDDLVTWIGSFQLKRALIEAGRLP; this comes from the coding sequence ATGATGAACACCCAACGCGGTTTCACCCTGGTTGAAATGGCCATAGTCCTGCTGATCATGGGGCTGGCTATCGGCGGAGGAATCGCTGCCTTCAGCACCCTCTCGGAACGGGCCAACACCGCCAAGGTCAGAAAACAGATGGAGGAAATCACCAACGCCCTGATCGGCTATGCCCAGGTGCATAGTTGCCTACCCTGCGCGGCAGTGCCCACGGGGAGCGACGGCACGGACGGTCGAGGAACAGCTAATCCATGCAACACCCAATGCAGCATCGCGAGATCTTACGGCGTCATCCCCTGGGCCACTCTTGGCGTGAAGGAGACCGACCCCTGGGGTGGACGCTTTTCTTATCGGGTAACGCGTGAGTTTACTGGGAACGCTATTGCCCTCGCCACAAACGGAACCATCACTATAGTGAACGACGCTGGAGACCCCATGGCGGAAGAAGCAGTCGCGGTGATCATCTCCCATGGTCGCAACCAAATTTACGCCTACCTGCCCAGCGGCGCGCAAGTACCCCTACTTCCCGGTATGCCCGATGATCCCAGTGAACGGGAAAACCGCCCGGAGACTAATGATACTTTCGTGGGTCAGGCCTTGAGTAGTAGCGATTTCGACGATCTGGTCACCTGGATCGGCAGTTTTCAACTGAAACGAGCTTTGATCGAGGCCGGACGCTTGCCATGA
- a CDS encoding prepilin-type N-terminal cleavage/methylation domain-containing protein, producing the protein MLQSKHSQSGFTLVEIAIVLVIIGLLLGGILKGQEMITNSRVKNAINNIQGVTAAVYAYNDRYSALPGDDRNAAPARGTAWSSTTPGNGNGIIGTATGNPFTTTGENLTFWQHLRAAGFITGDPSEAFRPQNAFGGLMGVATLTTRLNNMNSRSLCLSQVPGQAAVNIDNQLDDGRPDSGSVRSTLGAAGANTNPGAAATAYNEDNVYTVCIAF; encoded by the coding sequence ATGTTGCAATCCAAACACAGTCAATCCGGCTTCACCCTGGTGGAAATCGCCATTGTCCTTGTAATCATCGGGCTCCTGCTGGGCGGCATCCTCAAGGGTCAAGAAATGATTACAAACAGCCGGGTCAAAAATGCAATCAACAACATCCAGGGCGTCACAGCGGCTGTATATGCGTACAACGATCGCTATAGCGCCTTGCCCGGCGATGATCGAAATGCCGCCCCTGCTCGTGGAACAGCCTGGAGTAGCACTACGCCAGGAAATGGCAATGGGATTATCGGCACAGCAACTGGAAATCCCTTCACTACAACTGGCGAGAACTTGACTTTCTGGCAGCACCTCCGTGCCGCCGGTTTTATCACCGGAGATCCGTCCGAAGCTTTCCGCCCGCAAAACGCCTTTGGAGGCCTGATGGGAGTCGCCACCCTCACCACACGGCTAAATAACATGAACTCGCGTTCCCTCTGTTTAAGTCAAGTCCCAGGGCAAGCTGCCGTTAATATCGACAACCAACTCGACGACGGCAGGCCCGATTCCGGAAGTGTCCGATCCACTTTGGGCGCTGCTGGCGCGAATACCAATCCTGGTGCAGCAGCAACCGCGTACAATGAAGATAACGTTTACACAGTCTGCATTGCCTTCTAG
- a CDS encoding Tim44 domain-containing protein, whose product MSRFTVFLGSLVCLFAIGGFILTEIAEAQRMGGGRSFGSRPGIQRPAQQPAQPQQRQTQQQQQTQQSGQQSTQQGQQSTQQGRQSAQQTPARSGMGGMLGGMLGGMLLGGLIGSLLFGGLDAFSGINFIDILVIGVILFLIYRFVRSRRLVAQPAGAGPMAGQGPPHGGAGDRPELVLHRSSPSAPSSSPSNSPSSASGEKSAWDALNAEPTGTPSSGVSIPEGFDVDEFISGAKAAYSRLQQSWNNRDIDDIRNFTTREVFAEIKRQQASAPMLGQTELLQVDASLLEVREEGDDTVCSVLFDVLLREDSSSAQPSQIQEIWHFSRPSDGQGVWLLEGIQQVE is encoded by the coding sequence GTGTCACGATTTACGGTTTTTCTTGGTTCCCTGGTTTGCCTGTTCGCCATTGGCGGCTTTATTCTAACGGAAATCGCTGAGGCCCAGAGGATGGGCGGAGGGCGGTCGTTTGGTTCGCGGCCCGGCATCCAACGCCCCGCGCAGCAACCGGCCCAGCCTCAGCAACGCCAAACCCAGCAGCAACAACAAACGCAGCAGTCCGGTCAACAAAGCACCCAACAGGGGCAGCAGTCCACGCAGCAAGGGCGGCAGTCCGCCCAGCAGACTCCGGCGCGATCCGGCATGGGCGGCATGCTCGGCGGGATGTTGGGTGGGATGCTCCTGGGCGGGCTGATTGGCTCTTTGCTCTTCGGAGGCCTGGACGCCTTTTCCGGGATCAATTTCATCGACATCCTGGTCATCGGCGTGATCCTCTTTCTCATCTACCGCTTTGTCCGCTCCCGTCGCCTGGTCGCCCAGCCCGCCGGTGCCGGTCCGATGGCGGGCCAGGGTCCACCGCATGGCGGTGCTGGAGACCGACCTGAGCTGGTTCTGCACAGGAGTTCACCCTCCGCGCCCTCCAGTTCTCCTTCCAATTCGCCTTCCAGTGCATCTGGGGAAAAAAGCGCCTGGGACGCCCTGAACGCGGAGCCTACGGGGACTCCATCCTCCGGAGTTTCGATTCCCGAAGGTTTTGACGTGGACGAATTCATCTCCGGAGCCAAGGCGGCCTACTCCCGCTTGCAGCAGTCCTGGAACAACCGCGACATCGACGACATCCGCAACTTCACGACCCGTGAGGTCTTCGCGGAAATCAAGCGTCAGCAGGCCTCCGCGCCCATGCTGGGACAAACCGAGTTGCTTCAGGTGGACGCCTCCTTGCTCGAAGTCCGGGAAGAGGGCGACGACACGGTTTGCAGCGTCCTGTTCGACGTCCTGCTTCGGGAAGACTCCAGCTCGGCTCAGCCGTCTCAAATTCAGGAAATCTGGCATTTCAGCCGACCTTCGGACGGACAAGGCGTCTGGCTGCTGGAGGGCATTCAGCAGGTTGAGTGA